DNA from bacterium:
AAATTGAAGAACTGCTTTTTGAACTTAATCACGAAGCCGGTACGGCGCTAGTCTTAGTTACACACAATTTAGAACTTGCACAACGGACGCAACGAATTATCCAATTAAAAGGGGGGCATGTTGTTAACGATAGTCCCTTTAAAAAATGATTGGTAATAATAAGAAATTAACAAACCAAAATTATTCGATATTCTTAATTGCTCATTATTCATTATGAAGTGGCTTCTAAAAATGGCTATTCGTGATAGCCGGCAACATCGCGGTAAATTATTATTGTTTACACTGTCGATTATCATGGGCGTCGGAGCTATGGTGGCCATCGGATCGATGAATGATAATTTTAAACGCGATGTGGACGATCAAGCCAAGTCGTTGCTCGGAGCCGATTTGGTGTTATCCAGCCGTCAGCCTTTTAAACCTGAGACGGAAACATTGATCGATTCGATCGGCGGCGAGCAATCGCGCGAGATCAGTTTCGCGTCGATGATTGTTTTCGTTAAAAACGGCGGAACGCGGCTGATTCAAGTGAAAACCATCGAAGGTAATTTTCCATATTATGGCGCATTAGAGACGGAGCCGATAGAATCGGAAAAAAAATTCCGTGTTTCACAACAAGCGCTTGTCGATGACGGGCTGATGATTCAATACGGCGCCGTTTTGGGTGATTCAATTAAGTTAGGTGCGATGACGTTTCAAATTGCCGGGAGAATCAAAAAGATTCCGGGCGAATCGGCGGCCACATCCCTCGTCAGCCCGCCGGTGTACATTCCGATGAAATATTTGAATGAAACCAACCTCCTACAACGCGGCAGCAGGGTTCTTTATAAAATATATTTCAAAATAAATGATTCTGAAAAAATTGTCGAATCGATTAAACCGCATATTCAGAAATATCAATTATCGTACGAAACGGTCGAGAGCCGGAAAGCCGCCTTAGGAAGATCGTTTGATAATCTATATCGGTTTTTGAACCTGGTGGCGTTCATTGCCTTGTTATTGGGCTGTGTGGGAGTGGCCAGTTCCATTCATGTGTTTATCAAACAAAAATGGTCAACCATTGCAGTGTTGCGATCGATGGGAGCGAAATCGTCGCAGGCGTTTTTAATTTATTTGATACAAATCGCAGCGATGGGTTTCTGGGGTTCTCTCACAGGCGTCTTGCTGGGTATCGGCATTCAAACGATTTTGCCTAATGTGTTTAAAGATTTTTTACCGGTAGAAGTCAATTGGAGTTTATCATGGGTGGCTATTGGTGAGGGATTTGCCATTGGATTTTTGATGGCCATGCTGTTTGCCCTGTTGCCTTTGTTGAGCGTACGAAAAATTTCGCCGCTCGTCACCTTACGTTCGTCTTACGAAGAAAAAAAATCCGGATTCAGAGAGCCGTTGCTCTGGATCGTCATGACGGTTATCACAGCCGCCGTATGCGGATTTGCCGGAGCGATTACCGGTGATTGGGTACAAGGCGTATTCTTCACCATTGCGATTGCCTTGGCATTCGGGCTGATAATTCTTGCGGCGCGACTATTGATGCGAGTTGTTAAACAATTTCTGCCGCGGGCCTGGGGGTACGAATGGCGGCAGGGTTTGGCGAATTTATATCGCCCGAACAATCAGACGATCATTCTGATGCTGTCCATCGGACTCGGTACATTTTTAATTTCAAGCTTATATCTCACGCAGCAAATGCTGGTGGACCAATTATCCATCGCAGGGAGCGGCACGCAACCGAATGTCGTGCTGTTTGATATTCAAACCGATCAGGCCGAAGGTGTTGCTGAAACCGTACAATCGCTGGGTCTTCCGATCATGCAGCGCGTGCCGATTGTCACCATGGGACTTGCCGGCGTAAAAAACAAAACAATTGAAGAAATCCGAGCCGACACAACATCGCGCGTGCCCCGCTGGGTCAGAGAATTCAGATGCACTTACCGCGATACGCTGACAAATACGGAAACGATCATTCATGGGCAATTACAAAAAGCGGTACGTCTACCGTCGGATACCATTTTCATTTCCATCGAAGAAAGTATGGCTGAAAATCTTGATGTTGCTATCGGTGATACGGTCGTTTTCAACGTGCAAGGTTTGACCGTGAACACGTTGGTCGGAAATATCCGAAAAGTTGATTGGCGCCGCGTGCAGCCGAATTTTTTTGTAGTCTTTCCAACCGGCGTTCTCGAAGGCGCGCCGCAATTTTCTGTACTCGTAACGCGCGTAACATCGAATGAGGAATCCGCTCAGTTACAGCAAATCGTTGTTCAAAAATTTCCTAATATTTCCATCGTTGATCTTACGTTGATTTTAAAAACCGTTGACTCACTTCTTAGTAAAATTTCCTTTGTCATTCGTTTTATGGCGTTTTTCAGTATGCTGACGGGATTTATTGTTTTAATCAGCGCTTTGATCACAAGTCGTTATCAAAGGTTGAATGAAAGCGTACTGTTGCGGACTTTAGGCGCTGTGAGACGGCAAGTGTTACGAATCATGGGAATTGAATACTTATTTTTAGGAGGGTTGGCTGCGCTGACAGGATCCATTTTGGCGCTTGGCGGTGCGTGGGCGCTGGCTTATTTTGTATTTGAAACGCCATACGATCCGGCGTGGTTGCCGGTTGTGAGTGTTTGGCTTGTAGTGACGGCGATGACAATCATGATCGGTATATTCGTCAGCCGCGATGTACTTGAAAAGCCGCCGTTGGAAGTGCTTCGTTCTGAAGTGTGATAAAGGTTATTTAACCGTCAGGTCTGCAAAAAATTTTATTTACATCTCTGATCGATGCTGCATGCATAACACTTATCGCTGTTCATAACTAATTGAGAGGAATTATTATGAAGTTTAAAAATTTTATTACCGTTTTGTTATGCATTTTCTTTATAGCCACAGGCTGTGATTCCGATAAAAAACAACCGGTTGAATTTTCTACACAAACTGAAGCTGAGCAATCGTATGAACAGCTTCAATCCAGCCAGACCGATCCTCTGGAGATTGTTAATAAAGTTTTAGAGGCTGCATCGTTCAGCGAATCGTTTGACGGGAGCGCGGATGGCCTGAGTAAACATCGGCTCGGTAAACGCCGCACAATGATGAAGGCAAATTCCGTCAGCTTTACATACAACAGCAATACGGGATATTGGACGCTGGATGCCGATACAACTGAGAATGGCGTAAATTTTTCATTATTTTATAAAGTTCGCTACACACCAAGAGGATTATTCGGTCTTGCGACGGAACTGACTGATCGAATGGAATATGAAACTCATGTTAATGTGAATGGCGTTGTCGTCGATTCCAGTGAAGGCGCGTTGGGCGATTCCGTCGACGTCACGCTCGATTATTCGGAAAATTACGATATTCAGAGCGACGAACCTTTTGTGACGAATACGAATTTTATTACAATCACGGGATCGACGAGTGCGTCGAGTGAATTCTCCGTAGCGCAATTGACGGCCACAGCAAGTTATAATTATGACGTCCATGCGTTGAAGATTTTCGGGCCATTTAATGACGCAGAGGATGAACCGGAATATCCGGAAAGCGGATCGATCCATTTTACAGTCGATTATTCGGTTACCGCACCGGAATTGTCAGGCTCCTATTTCATCGAAGGAACCATAACCTTCGATGGCGATAATACGGCAACACTGGAGTACGGCGGATTCACTTTTATTCTCAATCTGGATGATGGAACGGTAACGCCGGTGTAGTTTTTAGTAGAAAATTCAATTAATGAAATAGCGTGGCGAAAAAAATTGCCGCGCTATTTTTTTAGGCGCCCAATCTGCATGTTGTATAAAATAATGATATGAAGTATCTTCCACGATGAATATTGCTTCTTACCTCACACAACGCGGCTCGATATATTTCTGGAAATACAAAACCGACGGATGGCTTGGCAGTGAATGGCATTTTACGGCCAATGCCGTAGGTTGGAATTTTTTTGTCGAGTTATTGAATCAAATCGAAAGATCAGATTCTGACTGTACTTTTTTGATTAGCACAAAAGCCGTGACTCAAAAAATTCTGCGTGTACCGGATTTTAATTCGCCTTATGAGAATCGGGATGGATTAAGACTGACTTATTCGCCATTCGAATCGAACTATTATGAATGGAGTTTAAGCGATAATGAACATATTGTTGACATTTCATTCGGCAAAGCCATTCTTCATGAATGGCGGCGTGTTATGACGGAGTCTGAAGAAAGGGAAACGAGCATCGGGCTCGAGGACGATCACACGATTTTTGTGTGGAGGATCGCTTAATTAACGGTAAATTCGTTCCAATATACGAGGAAACGTATTTACGATTGAATGCGTGATTATGTGACGACCGAATTGTAGGAATTCTTTATACAAAAAATTTAGGGTTTTGGAAATGATAGGTGTAGGCCCATGGCTAACCATAAGCCGTTATTATCGAAACTTCTACGCCCTGATATTGGAAATGAAAAACCGACTTGTGAGGATAATTTAAAATACTCAAATCCGAAACGCAGCGTGGCCGCAGGCTCGGCGAAAACAGCATAATGACGTCCCTCCGTCGATAATTTTTCAGCGCCATCGTTTAAAATTTCGGTCTTGGTATAGTTTGAAAACTTAATTCCGGTTATTCGAAAAGAGAGAATCCGTTCAAATCGACGGTTTATCCATCCTTCGTTGCCTTGAACAAAAAACTTATAATAATTTCCCTCTACTAAAATGCTTGCGTCAGGGAAAAGTTTTGGTTTGGGTTCCAGATGATCAATCGAACCAAGACCGATACCTGCCAAAAAATTAATGCGTGTTTTTTGTGCTTCAGGCAATGAGAATCCAAATCCAAGTTCAACATCTTTTTTTTTCTAAATCTCGGCATTCATCGCATTGATTATAATCAATCCACTCTCCGTTGAGAATTGCAAAAAAGTTATTGGTTAAGTATTTACCGTTTTGCAATGTAATGTTGTTGAGGCCGGATTCGTTATAATTATAATGGATATTAAAATCCCATGGAATATTTTTTTCAGGGAATGAAATATTGAGAATGTTAGGTTCATAGGCAGAGATTTGAGATAAAACTATTTTATCTGAAAATAAAGCCAATAAAAAAAGCACGATGATTTTTTTCATTGTAAACCCTTTATGGTTACTGCTTACAAAATATAATAAAACATAATAAGATATAATACTGATATGTCTCAGTATACAGTAAATATGTGATAAGGCAACTAGCAAAATTGGTAGTTTTTCATGTAAAATATTGCGAATATGTATAAAATGACAACCAAAATTGGTTGTTTTTCAGTTTGAGACACTACCGCAAAAAATTGACAAAAACCTTTTAAAAAACGTATTATTGTCATGTGCTCCGCTTAATTAGAACTTTTTAGTAATTTTCAATTTCCAATTTTCAATTTATTCCATTATCTTTAGCTGCTTTCAAAAAATGCCACTAATCCGGCATTCCTTTCTTTCCCGCATTTCATTAAATTGCATTAAATAAGGCATACTATGGTAACGAAATCTTTTCATCCTCCGATGCGAACATTGATGGGTCCCGGGCCATCGGATGTCTATCCGCGCGTGTTGGAAGCATTATCACGTCCGACCATCGGCCATCTCGATCCTAAATTTGTCGAAATGATGGACGAAGTCAAAGCGCTTCTGCAATATGCTTTTCAAACTAAGAACGAATTGACTATGGTCGTTTCCGCTCCCGGCTCGGCCGGTATGGAGACGTGTTTTGCCAATTTAGTTGAACCCGGTGACAAAGTAATCATCTGTCAAAACGGTGTTTTCGGCGGCCGTATGAAAGACATGGCCGAACGTTGCGGCGGTCAGGCTGTTCTGGTTGAGGATGCCTGGGGAACAGCGGTAAGTCCCCAAAAATTGGAGGACGCGCTGAAAAATAACCGTGACGCCAAGTTGGTTGCTTTCGTGCAGGCGGAAACGTCGACGGGCGCTTTATCCGATGCGAAAACGCTGGTTGATATCGCGCATAAATATGATTGCATCGCTATTGTCGATGCGGTGACGTCGCTGGGCGGCGTTCCGGTGAAAGTGGACGAATGGCAAATTGACGCGATTTATTCCGGAACGCAGAAATGTTTGTCATGTATTCCGGGGTTGTCGCCGCTGAGTTTCGGTCCGCGCGCCGTGGAGAAGATCAAAAACAGGAAAACGAAAATTCAAAGCTGGTTTATGGATTTGAATTTAGTCATGTCCTACTGGAGCGGAGGGACGAAACGTGCGTATCATCATACGGCGCCGATCAATCCTTTGTATGGACTCCACGAAGCGCTGGTCATTTTGCAGGAAGAAGGATTGGAAAATTCTTGGGCGCGGCACAGGAAACATCATTTAGCGCTCAAAGCCGGTTTTGAAGCCATGGGATTACAATTCATTGTTCCCGAAAATCAGCGGTTGCCGCAACTCAATGCGGTGACCATTCCACAAGGTATGGATGATGCGACTGTGCGAACGGCATTACTTAATTCGTATGGCCTTGAAATCGGCGGTGGACTGGGGTCGCTCGCCGGAAAAATCTGGCGCATCGGTTTGATGGGCTATGGGTGCAATATGAAAAACGTCGTGACTTGT
Protein-coding regions in this window:
- a CDS encoding ABC transporter permease, translating into MAIRDSRQHRGKLLLFTLSIIMGVGAMVAIGSMNDNFKRDVDDQAKSLLGADLVLSSRQPFKPETETLIDSIGGEQSREISFASMIVFVKNGGTRLIQVKTIEGNFPYYGALETEPIESEKKFRVSQQALVDDGLMIQYGAVLGDSIKLGAMTFQIAGRIKKIPGESAATSLVSPPVYIPMKYLNETNLLQRGSRVLYKIYFKINDSEKIVESIKPHIQKYQLSYETVESRKAALGRSFDNLYRFLNLVAFIALLLGCVGVASSIHVFIKQKWSTIAVLRSMGAKSSQAFLIYLIQIAAMGFWGSLTGVLLGIGIQTILPNVFKDFLPVEVNWSLSWVAIGEGFAIGFLMAMLFALLPLLSVRKISPLVTLRSSYEEKKSGFREPLLWIVMTVITAAVCGFAGAITGDWVQGVFFTIAIALAFGLIILAARLLMRVVKQFLPRAWGYEWRQGLANLYRPNNQTIILMLSIGLGTFLISSLYLTQQMLVDQLSIAGSGTQPNVVLFDIQTDQAEGVAETVQSLGLPIMQRVPIVTMGLAGVKNKTIEEIRADTTSRVPRWVREFRCTYRDTLTNTETIIHGQLQKAVRLPSDTIFISIEESMAENLDVAIGDTVVFNVQGLTVNTLVGNIRKVDWRRVQPNFFVVFPTGVLEGAPQFSVLVTRVTSNEESAQLQQIVVQKFPNISIVDLTLILKTVDSLLSKISFVIRFMAFFSMLTGFIVLISALITSRYQRLNESVLLRTLGAVRRQVLRIMGIEYLFLGGLAALTGSILALGGAWALAYFVFETPYDPAWLPVVSVWLVVTAMTIMIGIFVSRDVLEKPPLEVLRSEV
- a CDS encoding alanine--glyoxylate aminotransferase family protein, yielding MVTKSFHPPMRTLMGPGPSDVYPRVLEALSRPTIGHLDPKFVEMMDEVKALLQYAFQTKNELTMVVSAPGSAGMETCFANLVEPGDKVIICQNGVFGGRMKDMAERCGGQAVLVEDAWGTAVSPQKLEDALKNNRDAKLVAFVQAETSTGALSDAKTLVDIAHKYDCIAIVDAVTSLGGVPVKVDEWQIDAIYSGTQKCLSCIPGLSPLSFGPRAVEKIKNRKTKIQSWFMDLNLVMSYWSGGTKRAYHHTAPINPLYGLHEALVILQEEGLENSWARHRKHHLALKAGFEAMGLQFIVPENQRLPQLNAVTIPQGMDDATVRTALLNSYGLEIGGGLGSLAGKIWRIGLMGYGCNMKNVVTCLTAMETVLSGLRAKINKGVGLHEAYSIFHQ